The DNA region GAGCATTCATACTTGCCCCTAGGCTTATATCTAATAGACATAAACTTTAACTTGAAAGAGCTCTGAGACACCTGATGTACCTTTTGTTGGGTAATTGAAACGAATCTCAGACTGGCTTGTGAGACATTTAGCAGCTGTTTCTGTTTACCTTTGAGTTTCTGAATGCATTTAgagtcattttaatattttctttggaaGATCAATTCTGGGTGTGTTGAATTAAAATGGATATTTTAATGTCATCTAGGCTAAATATTGTAGGAAACAAAATCCATAGAAACAACTCTAGATATTTTCTTGAATATCTGGGGGTATGTGATATGCCATAAAAAGGCTTCTATCACATTTTAGAGAAGGAATGCAACTACAAAGCATTGTCATGATAGTTTATAGAGAGATGGCTTATAGGAAAAACTGTAAACTCCTAAAATGAGATTGAGTTGTGCCTTTCCAGGGAGGCAAATGAACTACTTTAGGAGTATAAATTAAACACCTcagggttttttgtattttcagacgACTATGGAGAAAGTTAAAATTCTTATTAATTAATACTGAGGTTCTTTGACAGTGGTTTGCCTTGGGAACCAAGAGTTTGACAAGTTAGCAAGTGTGGAGGCTGGGGGCCAACGACCTGGCTTGGGACAAGGACCCTTAAAAAACCCCCTTTCTTTAAGGTGCTTGTGTCATGATTTTGTACTTTCTCCTACAAATCTGTGAGTTGTGTAACACGTGGAACATTCACTGCAAACAGTGCTTTGGTGACAGCTGGATGAGAAAGGCTCAAGGTTGGAGGTGTAAAGGGTGAGGAAAAGAAGCCACCCTGGGGTCCAGGCCTGTGGAAGGGATACCATGCAGGAGAACACTACTGAACAAATCATTCATTCTCTTTGCTCAGGATTTCCCAGTGACCAATAGCTTGAAAGTTTTGGCTTAACTAATACGTCGGATTTGTTTCTAGAGTTTGTATTTAAACAACGTTGAGATTCATGAAGATATATACTAACACATTAATGCAGATATAGATGTATTTaagaaggcttttctttttttttttgaatcttttatagtttttatttcagtGATCAAAAGAATGCAGCAAGTGGAATCTACACTGATTAACATTAGGCATGCACCTCTACCTGAAATTGCTGTCAGATTCTGATTGGCCTAAATCTTTATAACTTATTTAGGCACATCATTGAAGTTTTTTGTACCCTGATATACAGGGCAAGTTAACTTCTTCCTTGTGGCAGTCTAGTAATAAGAATTATGTTTACTGGCTAGATTCCTTATAACTAAAGGCCTCTAGACTCTCACACTGCCTACCCTACCTGGAGACTATACTTAATATGGATATTTAAGTAAATCACCATAGAGGAAAGGAAGATCATCAGGAAAACTTAAGTGTACTGTATAAACACTCTTACAGATCTTTTTCTCCAGCATTGATAATCAAGCACAAGATAAGGACGCCAAATTATTCTTCCCCCGCTACTGCCCTTTCTGATAGACAAGGATCTCCCCTGAAATCAAAAATGATTCCACACAAATGAGAAATTTTTACATATGTGGTCCCACTATCAAAATTTTAGGGAGCACTTAATGGGGCTTGGAGAAaagcatagtgccatatacagtAATATGCGTCTAGAGTTTTCCATTAATTTGTCAATTATTTTCACAAGATTAGCattaaaaatacaagcaaacatAGGACCCTCGAGCTCTACAGACAAAAAAATTTGTCTTTGTTCATTCTCAGATGACAGGATGTCCCAAGAGTAACAAAAGATGGGAGCCAATCTTCAATCAGCTGTTTCTTCAATCATCCTATCAACAGCTCTTCATTTCGTGAACTACTTTCCTTTTCCAAAGAGGTAATGCTGAGATCAGTCATAAAGGCTTTCTGAGAAGACTGGCTTGGATTTCTGGGTCTGTTCCAGTCGATTCAAGATGAACTGGCTTGTATCAATGAAGCGCTCAACGCAGTTCACAAAACAGGCCTCAGCCCGACTGTCCAACTTTGGCCCAGGCTTGTCCATGCACTTCTCCCAACAAAGTTCAGTCATCTGGTGCACCAACTGCTGGAAGCGCTGCTTTTGAGTCTCTACCTCGATGAAATGCTGCAACTGCGGGTCCACTGCACCCAAACCTGCCgcggaggaagaggaggaggaatccATCCCAGGGCGACCACGCTTGCAGAGACGAACTCTGTACCAACCAACCGACCTTCACGTGTCTCCGCGACGGAACCGGAATCACAGCTCGCTGCCTCCGGGACCGCCCCGTGAGTGCGCTGCGTCTGCGCGAGGCCGGCGCTCACGTTCACCACGCCGCCTCCTACGCCGCGGCGCCGGCCCGGCGCTGCGCTACGCTCCCCAAGCTTGCGGGGCTCACTCCCTGAAGCCTGCA from Callithrix jacchus isolate 240 chromosome 3, calJac240_pri, whole genome shotgun sequence includes:
- the LOC108590772 gene encoding mitochondrial import inner membrane translocase subunit Tim8 A, which codes for MDSSSSSSAAGLGAVDPQLQHFIEVETQKQRFQQLVHQMTELCWEKCMDKPGPKLDSRAEACFVNCVERFIDTSQFILNRLEQTQKSKPVFSESLYD